The following coding sequences lie in one Myxococcales bacterium genomic window:
- a CDS encoding aldehyde dehydrogenase family protein: MREKILADLRAPQRLFINGARCEAVNKAFIDIINPATGTPLTQVQAAESPDVDLAVQAARHALTDPAWSDMTPQAREHLMLRIADILEARAHELGTLEALNNGKTLHEGVGDVGPSADAFRYYGGWVRKLYGQTIPVDGHDLVYTIREPVGVCGLIVPWNYPLLMAAWKVAPALACGCTVVLKPSELTPLTALRLADICKEAGVPDGVVNVIPGYGEQAGAALAKHPDVDKIAFTGSVATARSLLIASANSNLKKVSLELGGKSPLIVFPDADLDAAAKAAFWGIFANKGEVCSASSRLLVHASVKAALVERLTAMANRMKVGDPFLPDTEMGALISQVQFDKVMAYIKRGIDEGAELVAGGERYTEGQAANGWFLRPTIFTNVQPQMTIAQEEIFGPVLSVLEFENENEALQLANSTIYGLVAAVFTRDISRAHRVAKSLQSGVVWINRWNGFDSGAPFGGAKQSGWGRELGKHALDLYTQTKCVWVKL; encoded by the coding sequence GTGAGAGAAAAAATCCTAGCAGATTTGCGTGCGCCACAGCGGTTGTTCATCAATGGCGCGCGATGCGAAGCCGTCAACAAAGCCTTCATCGACATCATCAATCCCGCGACAGGTACGCCACTCACCCAGGTGCAGGCAGCAGAATCTCCCGATGTTGATCTCGCAGTCCAAGCAGCGCGCCATGCGTTGACAGATCCCGCATGGTCGGACATGACCCCTCAAGCGCGCGAGCACTTGATGCTGCGCATTGCGGACATACTCGAAGCCCGTGCCCACGAACTGGGTACCCTTGAAGCCCTTAACAATGGCAAGACTTTACACGAGGGCGTGGGTGATGTCGGCCCGAGTGCAGATGCCTTTCGTTATTATGGTGGCTGGGTTCGGAAGCTCTATGGGCAGACAATACCTGTGGACGGGCACGATCTGGTATATACTATCAGGGAGCCTGTGGGCGTTTGCGGGTTAATTGTTCCCTGGAATTACCCGCTGCTCATGGCCGCATGGAAAGTGGCTCCGGCGCTCGCGTGCGGCTGCACCGTGGTGCTAAAGCCAAGTGAGTTGACTCCGCTGACCGCCCTCCGCCTTGCGGATATTTGCAAGGAAGCCGGAGTGCCCGATGGCGTCGTCAATGTCATACCAGGTTATGGAGAGCAGGCGGGCGCGGCATTAGCGAAACATCCCGATGTGGACAAGATTGCGTTTACGGGTTCCGTAGCCACTGCACGATCTCTATTGATCGCAAGCGCCAACAGCAACTTGAAAAAAGTGAGTCTTGAGCTCGGAGGCAAATCGCCCCTGATCGTGTTTCCGGATGCAGATTTGGACGCAGCTGCCAAAGCGGCATTTTGGGGAATCTTCGCCAACAAGGGTGAGGTGTGCAGCGCAAGCAGCCGCCTGTTGGTCCATGCGTCCGTCAAAGCCGCCCTGGTCGAACGGCTGACCGCAATGGCCAATCGCATGAAGGTAGGCGATCCCTTCCTGCCAGATACCGAAATGGGCGCTCTCATTTCACAGGTCCAATTCGACAAAGTGATGGCCTACATAAAGCGCGGCATTGACGAGGGCGCTGAGCTCGTCGCCGGCGGCGAACGATACACTGAAGGTCAAGCTGCCAACGGTTGGTTTTTAAGGCCGACCATCTTTACCAACGTTCAACCCCAGATGACGATTGCACAGGAGGAGATTTTTGGTCCCGTACTATCTGTGCTCGAGTTTGAGAATGAAAACGAAGCACTCCAACTTGCAAACTCTACAATCTATGGACTTGTGGCGGCCGTATTTACTCGCGACATCTCTCGTGCGCATCGTGTTGCGAAATCGTTACAATCGGGTGTGGTTTGGATCAATCGCTGGAATGGGTTTGACAGTGGCGCGCCCTTTGGAGGCGCAAAACAAAGCGGTTGGGGACGCGAGCTTGGCAAGCATGCCCTGGATTTGTACACCCAGACCAAGTGCGTTTGGGTCAAACTTTAA
- a CDS encoding trypsin-like serine protease has translation MTLRRACCLGRLVWPLVFACSAEPSSAVEETGSLSSDGRNETGYLAAGYLIQRPGVTTSNNLCDKHSSSPTCLQKDGASNAPHCSAVLVSPFFALTAAHCLDLDGTNPLDTGYVRYDSTLVEDGPPLGIGLGALAQRHIFPVHYVIVHPDYVPSTEHSPALNDIALLKFQAPQGSASATSSSPTNEALTLGCGYRLVGYGYHDSATQWLIGERRSYAACFLTTGQRAVFAARYASNLPVAPENFVFQGSDGNACLADSGSPVFIEGTRIIVGILSALISAPDPAGNMPVCPAIDSSLLSITPIDTHRHFISSVLQSCSHKALVRSCLNAVGIMRQLNQTPTPPWRSPPFPHAQW, from the coding sequence ATGACACTGAGGCGCGCTTGCTGCTTAGGGAGGCTGGTCTGGCCTCTGGTTTTCGCATGCTCGGCGGAGCCGAGCAGCGCGGTCGAGGAAACTGGTTCTCTGAGTAGCGACGGACGCAATGAAACGGGATACCTCGCCGCAGGCTATTTGATACAAAGACCGGGCGTAACAACCTCCAATAACCTTTGTGATAAGCATTCTTCCTCACCCACATGTTTGCAAAAGGATGGCGCCAGCAACGCACCCCATTGCAGCGCTGTCTTGGTCAGTCCGTTTTTCGCATTAACTGCCGCCCATTGTTTGGATCTCGATGGCACAAATCCCTTGGATACCGGCTACGTGCGCTATGACAGCACGTTGGTTGAAGACGGGCCGCCTTTAGGCATCGGCCTAGGTGCATTGGCTCAGAGGCATATCTTCCCGGTGCATTATGTGATCGTGCATCCCGACTATGTGCCGTCAACTGAGCACTCTCCCGCCCTCAACGATATTGCGTTACTCAAGTTTCAGGCACCTCAAGGATCCGCGTCTGCCACAAGTAGCTCACCCACTAATGAGGCACTTACGCTTGGTTGCGGCTATCGCTTGGTCGGCTACGGCTACCATGACAGCGCTACGCAGTGGCTGATCGGTGAACGGCGCTCCTACGCCGCTTGCTTCTTGACTACAGGTCAGCGCGCGGTTTTCGCTGCCCGCTATGCCTCAAACCTCCCGGTGGCACCCGAAAACTTCGTGTTCCAGGGCAGCGATGGCAACGCGTGTCTGGCCGATAGCGGTTCACCCGTCTTTATCGAAGGCACACGCATCATAGTTGGGATCCTAAGTGCATTGATCTCGGCACCAGATCCTGCTGGCAACATGCCGGTGTGTCCCGCAATCGATTCCTCACTTCTATCCATTACGCCGATCGATACGCATCGTCACTTTATCAGTAGTGTCCTGCAATCGTGCAGCCACAAAGCACTGGTTCGGTCGTGCCTGAACGCCGTGGGCATCATGCGCCAACTCAACCAAACACCCACGCCACCCTGGCGTAGCCCACCCTTTCCTCATGCTCAATGGTAG
- a CDS encoding recombinase A, which yields MFRRLAFVEILCTDHQFSMNSVVHAPFVPVPGIRTGKDLAQLPNYRDISSHWRDEYLTGRLVELSGWERSCTLTLSLDLALSMQGHQEPVAWISHCNSWFFPPDLEHSVDLDALVVLRLPDQHAAAQAAERLLRSGAFGLVIIDLGAITELHVATQMRLASLAKKHASIVLLLTHKRPEQLSLGSLISLRVHTRYVHTGADCFICELEALKDKQRGPGWKHMAMYSGPEGLR from the coding sequence ATGTTTCGTCGGCTTGCATTTGTAGAAATACTGTGTACTGATCATCAGTTCAGTATGAATAGCGTGGTGCATGCTCCTTTTGTCCCAGTGCCAGGAATACGCACCGGCAAGGATCTAGCGCAACTCCCCAATTACCGTGATATTTCAAGCCATTGGCGGGATGAATACTTAACAGGCCGATTGGTGGAGCTCAGTGGATGGGAGCGCTCCTGCACTTTAACGCTCAGCCTGGATTTGGCCCTATCCATGCAAGGGCATCAAGAGCCGGTGGCGTGGATAAGCCATTGTAATTCCTGGTTTTTCCCCCCTGATCTTGAGCACAGCGTGGATCTCGATGCCTTGGTCGTACTTCGCTTGCCAGACCAGCATGCTGCAGCTCAAGCGGCGGAACGGCTACTGCGATCGGGGGCGTTTGGCTTGGTGATTATAGATCTCGGTGCAATCACCGAGCTGCATGTCGCCACTCAAATGCGATTAGCGAGCCTTGCCAAAAAACATGCTTCGATTGTGCTGCTCCTTACTCATAAAAGGCCTGAGCAGTTGTCCTTGGGTTCGTTGATCTCATTACGCGTACATACACGCTATGTGCATACGGGAGCGGATTGTTTCATCTGTGAACTCGAGGCGCTGAAAGACAAACAGCGGGGCCCTGGCTGGAAGCACATGGCGATGTACAGCGGACCTGAAGGGCTACGATGA
- a CDS encoding outer membrane beta-barrel protein — MDEPDLRAAVGARLKWLPADRHALRLGVYNGWNSVVDNNAEKSLGVDYLYTVGRSLKVGAVYFTGVERDEEATEGRGWRQLLDIYFVAMPQKRLTLLREVNGGFEPTDVGLSAWIASNLSSRLTSKSVRREHRVIGKSR; from the coding sequence ATGGATGAGCCCGACCTTCGAGCTGCGGTGGGCGCACGTCTCAAGTGGCTTCCGGCGGATAGACATGCTTTGCGTCTCGGTGTGTACAACGGATGGAACAGTGTTGTGGATAACAATGCCGAAAAAAGCCTGGGAGTGGACTACTTGTACACGGTCGGACGTTCGCTCAAAGTGGGCGCCGTCTATTTTACCGGTGTGGAACGCGACGAAGAAGCAACCGAAGGAAGAGGGTGGCGACAGCTTTTGGACATTTATTTTGTGGCAATGCCGCAGAAACGACTCACGCTATTGCGCGAGGTAAACGGTGGATTTGAGCCAACTGACGTGGGATTATCCGCATGGATCGCCAGCAATCTTTCCTCGCGCCTTACTAGTAAGTCAGTGCGGCGAGAACATCGCGTAATCGGTAAATCAAGATGA
- a CDS encoding carboxymuconolactone decarboxylase family protein, which yields MSTLEQLRQSLPELAKDLKSNLETILAGSSLSEEQTWGTALASAIATRHASLAKATCDAAKQFVSAEVIEDAIAAAMLMAQNNVYYRGKHMLGDEPYNSMPARLRMTRVGKVSSTKANFELFALAVSAINSCESCVRIHVSGVTKLGLTEEQVHDSLRLAAIFQGVAVSLEASVLLLASDSGTSS from the coding sequence ATGTCTACACTAGAACAGCTTCGTCAGTCGCTCCCGGAACTTGCCAAGGATCTTAAGAGTAATCTTGAAACCATACTGGCGGGATCCAGTCTCTCAGAAGAACAAACATGGGGGACCGCACTGGCCTCTGCAATTGCCACAAGGCATGCCTCTTTGGCCAAAGCTACTTGTGACGCTGCCAAGCAGTTTGTCTCTGCAGAGGTTATCGAAGATGCGATTGCTGCGGCAATGCTCATGGCGCAGAACAATGTCTATTATCGAGGCAAACACATGCTTGGCGATGAGCCGTACAACAGTATGCCGGCGCGCCTACGCATGACCCGTGTCGGAAAAGTTTCTAGTACCAAGGCCAACTTCGAGCTTTTTGCGTTGGCGGTAAGTGCGATCAATTCCTGTGAGTCTTGTGTGCGTATTCATGTGAGTGGCGTCACCAAGTTAGGCCTCACAGAAGAGCAAGTGCACGATTCTTTGAGGCTCGCGGCGATCTTTCAGGGTGTGGCCGTATCGCTCGAAGCGTCGGTGCTTCTGCTGGCTTCGGACAGCGGCACATCATCTTGA
- a CDS encoding error-prone DNA polymerase yields MYAPLWCKSHFSFLEGASRPEELIEQCHVLGLQHMALTDRDGVYGVVEAHSRAQELGIHLILGSEISIDDGSKLVLLAKNREGYAQLCRLITLGRRRSHKGKSCVSWQEIYEHDKGLVALWGGAHSLLVQNQDPYSIAQALKEAFKHDLYALIARHCLAAETKQEALLRERAEAYHIPLVASTEILYHCKTRKPLQDILTCIRHGVTIQTAKRLISANGEHALHAQASFQRLFADDPAAIERSLEIALQCQFSLTEIRYRYPSESLPNGKTSASWLEELCFQGANRIYDHAIPARVRQQIEKELKLIGSLDYCGYFLTMCDIVEYCKAHDILCQGRGSAANSIVCYCLGITAVDPIRLDLLFERFISLERAEPPDIDLDIEHQRREEVIRYVYGKYGRDHAAMVANIIRYRPKSAIRDVGKALGFSEAPLNRLSKLLSHHDTDYVEAFGHAGLDSTHNSSQLLMTLATEILDFPRHLSIHPGGFLLGHDPVCELVPIENASMPGRTIIQWDKNSVETLGLFKVDLLGLGALSQLHASFDLLQQHYGAAVSMASIPAQDEATFKMIQQGNTVGVFQIESRAQMSMLPRLKPENFYDLVVQISIVRPGPITGGMVHPYLRRRAGEEKVTYPHPCLKPVLEKTLGVPLFQEQVMKLAMVAADYTPGEADQLRRDMAAWRKRGSIERHRERLVSRMQAKGITLEFAERIFDQIRGFGEYGFPESHAASFALIAYASAWLRCHYPDVFSCALLNSQPMGFYSVDTIVNDAKRQGVKMLPVCIRHSQWDCTLESAGVRMGLRFVKHLNKTHVERMLNERATSPFLTLGDVTRRTYLNRDELEQLAQAGAFETLAVTRRDSMWELRKLTHERYDSLALPSAEENIELKPLSAAESIQWDYQSTGHSPRGHLLKHLRDHLRALGCPDAKSVRLEPHGKLLDYAGMVICRQRPSTAGGVVFMTLEDETGFVNVVIWNKVFEQYKALAKTASLVGVFGRLQHQHQDGVIHLIAHKLWQPPLRVPTVSSRDFH; encoded by the coding sequence ATGTACGCGCCTTTATGGTGCAAAAGCCATTTTTCTTTTTTGGAAGGCGCAAGCCGGCCTGAAGAGTTAATCGAGCAGTGTCACGTGCTCGGACTACAGCATATGGCGCTGACCGATCGTGACGGAGTGTATGGAGTTGTAGAAGCCCACAGCAGAGCTCAGGAATTGGGCATCCACTTAATACTTGGGTCTGAAATCAGCATCGACGATGGATCTAAGCTAGTGCTGCTAGCGAAAAACCGTGAAGGCTATGCGCAGCTTTGTCGTCTAATCACGCTAGGAAGGCGGCGTTCTCATAAGGGGAAATCGTGTGTGAGCTGGCAGGAAATCTATGAACACGACAAAGGTTTAGTCGCCTTATGGGGCGGAGCACATAGCTTGCTTGTGCAGAACCAGGATCCTTACAGTATTGCCCAGGCACTCAAAGAGGCTTTTAAACACGATCTGTATGCGCTGATCGCACGCCATTGTCTTGCAGCTGAAACCAAACAAGAGGCTTTATTGCGTGAGCGAGCAGAAGCGTACCACATACCCCTCGTCGCGAGCACGGAGATTTTATATCACTGTAAGACGCGTAAGCCTTTACAGGACATACTCACGTGCATTCGGCACGGCGTAACCATACAAACCGCCAAACGATTGATTTCGGCCAACGGAGAGCATGCTTTGCATGCGCAAGCTTCATTTCAGCGCTTGTTTGCTGATGACCCAGCGGCCATCGAACGTAGCTTAGAGATAGCCCTGCAATGCCAGTTTTCTCTTACCGAAATTCGCTATCGGTATCCTTCCGAAAGCCTCCCCAACGGAAAAACTTCGGCGAGTTGGTTGGAAGAGCTATGTTTTCAAGGCGCCAATCGTATTTATGACCACGCGATTCCTGCGCGCGTCCGTCAGCAGATTGAAAAAGAGCTCAAGCTTATCGGGTCTTTAGACTACTGCGGGTACTTTCTCACCATGTGTGACATTGTCGAATACTGCAAAGCGCACGATATTTTGTGTCAGGGTCGTGGGTCTGCCGCCAATTCAATCGTGTGTTACTGCCTGGGCATTACCGCGGTCGATCCGATTCGCTTGGATCTATTATTCGAACGGTTCATATCTTTGGAGAGAGCCGAGCCGCCGGACATTGATCTCGATATTGAGCATCAACGCCGTGAAGAGGTTATCCGGTATGTGTATGGCAAGTATGGCCGTGACCACGCCGCCATGGTGGCCAATATCATTCGTTACCGTCCCAAGTCGGCCATTCGCGACGTGGGCAAAGCACTGGGGTTTTCAGAGGCACCTCTAAATCGCCTTTCCAAATTACTGTCGCATCATGACACTGACTACGTCGAGGCTTTTGGTCATGCGGGATTGGATAGCACTCATAATTCCTCACAATTACTCATGACACTGGCAACAGAGATTCTGGATTTTCCTCGACATCTCTCTATTCATCCTGGAGGCTTTTTGCTCGGACACGATCCGGTGTGTGAGCTAGTCCCGATTGAAAATGCCTCCATGCCTGGGCGCACCATCATTCAGTGGGATAAAAACTCGGTGGAAACCTTAGGACTTTTCAAAGTCGATTTGCTCGGCCTGGGAGCATTAAGCCAGTTGCACGCGTCTTTCGACCTCTTACAGCAACATTACGGCGCCGCAGTCTCCATGGCGTCTATACCGGCCCAAGATGAAGCTACCTTCAAGATGATTCAGCAGGGCAACACCGTGGGCGTATTTCAAATCGAAAGCCGCGCGCAGATGTCGATGTTGCCGCGGCTTAAACCAGAAAACTTCTATGATTTGGTGGTCCAAATAAGTATTGTGAGACCCGGGCCGATCACCGGCGGAATGGTGCATCCGTATTTACGCAGACGTGCTGGCGAAGAGAAAGTGACCTATCCGCATCCATGCCTAAAACCCGTGCTGGAAAAAACGTTAGGCGTGCCATTATTTCAGGAGCAAGTGATGAAGCTTGCGATGGTGGCAGCAGATTATACGCCAGGTGAGGCGGATCAGTTGCGTCGAGATATGGCAGCGTGGCGTAAACGCGGCAGCATTGAAAGGCACCGAGAGCGACTCGTGTCGCGTATGCAGGCTAAGGGCATTACACTGGAGTTTGCCGAACGCATTTTTGATCAGATTCGCGGTTTTGGTGAGTATGGTTTTCCCGAAAGCCATGCGGCGAGTTTTGCGTTGATTGCATATGCGAGTGCGTGGTTACGATGTCATTATCCTGATGTATTTAGCTGCGCGCTGCTCAATTCCCAGCCGATGGGATTTTACTCTGTTGACACCATTGTCAACGATGCAAAGCGTCAGGGCGTCAAGATGTTGCCGGTATGCATCCGTCATAGCCAATGGGATTGCACATTGGAATCAGCTGGTGTGCGCATGGGACTGCGTTTCGTCAAACATCTCAACAAGACTCATGTTGAACGTATGCTTAATGAACGGGCAACTTCGCCCTTTCTAACACTTGGCGATGTGACGAGACGCACGTATTTAAATCGTGATGAGCTTGAGCAACTTGCTCAAGCGGGTGCGTTTGAGACATTGGCCGTCACGCGTCGCGATTCGATGTGGGAATTGCGCAAGTTGACGCATGAACGCTATGATAGTTTGGCGCTGCCATCCGCTGAAGAGAATATAGAGTTGAAACCACTGAGTGCTGCTGAAAGTATTCAATGGGATTATCAAAGCACGGGTCATAGTCCCCGTGGGCACCTGCTAAAGCATTTGCGTGACCATTTACGCGCCCTTGGTTGTCCTGATGCGAAAAGTGTGCGTTTGGAACCTCACGGCAAACTGCTTGATTATGCAGGCATGGTTATCTGCCGGCAGCGTCCCAGCACTGCGGGCGGCGTTGTGTTTATGACGTTAGAGGATGAGACGGGATTTGTGAATGTCGTCATATGGAACAAAGTCTTTGAGCAATACAAAGCTCTCGCAAAAACCGCGTCTTTGGTAGGTGTGTTTGGGCGCTTGCAGCACCAGCACCAAGACGGTGTGATTCATCTGATCGCTCATAAACTCTGGCAACCCCCACTGCGTGTACCCACGGTCTCAAGCCGTGATTTTCACTAA
- a CDS encoding mechanosensitive ion channel, with the protein MSKPIAIKLHQLGAFVVPAIGMLFLARTASAQDAPDLARIAEFLRWGGVAASIPVILGALFLLRMVENVGDRMSLRFSNRRPTIQKIQTTLRFFLYVATLGLTVSLSVKLDPTAVTVIGGALAFAVGFAIRDLVASFIAGITIMFDRPFQVGDRVSYGGEYGDIIKIGLRCVRMNTLDHNIITIPNNKVFTDVIASANYGALEMQVAMDFYIGADQNAKLAAEIIREACLTSPYVFLQKPVPVFAKHIIIQDYMAVELKARPYVFDCTYEKPFETDVHLRVLDAFSERGITPPAVLHRSINSKGASS; encoded by the coding sequence ATGAGCAAACCGATTGCCATCAAGCTGCACCAATTGGGCGCATTTGTAGTGCCCGCAATTGGGATGCTTTTCTTGGCTCGGACTGCCTCTGCGCAGGATGCTCCGGATCTCGCACGCATCGCAGAGTTTTTGCGGTGGGGAGGAGTAGCGGCTTCAATCCCGGTGATCCTCGGCGCACTTTTTTTGCTTCGTATGGTCGAGAACGTCGGCGATCGCATGAGTTTGCGGTTCTCAAATCGACGCCCCACGATTCAAAAAATTCAAACGACCCTGCGCTTTTTCCTTTATGTGGCCACGCTCGGCTTAACGGTGAGCCTCAGCGTCAAGCTTGACCCCACTGCGGTAACCGTCATTGGTGGCGCACTTGCTTTTGCGGTGGGCTTTGCCATTCGAGACCTCGTCGCCTCCTTTATTGCCGGAATCACCATCATGTTTGACCGACCCTTTCAGGTTGGTGATCGCGTGTCTTATGGGGGGGAGTATGGCGACATCATCAAAATTGGCTTGCGTTGTGTACGGATGAACACTCTTGATCACAACATCATCACCATCCCGAACAACAAGGTATTCACTGACGTTATCGCAAGCGCAAACTACGGCGCTCTTGAAATGCAAGTAGCGATGGATTTCTATATCGGCGCCGATCAAAATGCGAAACTTGCCGCAGAGATCATTCGCGAAGCATGCCTCACCAGTCCATATGTCTTTTTGCAAAAACCCGTGCCTGTGTTCGCGAAACACATCATCATCCAAGATTATATGGCCGTTGAGCTGAAGGCGCGGCCCTACGTGTTTGACTGCACCTATGAAAAGCCTTTCGAGACTGATGTGCATCTTCGAGTGCTTGATGCGTTTTCGGAACGTGGCATCACTCCCCCGGCAGTCCTCCACCGTTCTATCAACAGCAAAGGTGCATCGTCATAG